cgacgtgcatgcCGAGGTGCCGTGCGACGGCCTGGACGTCGTGCCACTCTTTCTGCCACGCACATCCCATGACGCCGCCACTGCCGCCCTGCATACTTCCCATCTCGTCGGCCGTCGACCAGTTGCGCATGTACACGCCTCGCACGTCGTAGTCGCGCTGTGCGAGCAGGGCCGCTACGACGGACGAGTCGACGCCGCCCGACATGGCCACGGCGATGCGGTCGCCgcgccgtggcggcgcccAGGCCCGCAGCGCTGGCCGCCCAAGCAGCATGTGGCGAAACGACAacgaggcgctgtcgtCTCACGTGACAACAACacggcgaggcgcgctTCGTGCCGGCGGGGGGCTTGGGACGttgacgacgacatgcaggccgcgccggcgcggcggtTTCATGAGGCGGGTCTTGGCTCGCGAACGGGCCTGCGTATTGGGTCTGTTCGACTGGATGAGCAGGGCCAGGAAGATCTCGATGCGTTTTTTGCGGAGTCGAAGCGTGTGCTGGAGTGGATGGAGGGGTCGGAGGACGATACCGAGGCGCCGAGTGAGGCGGGCTCGGATGCGTggcatcgagcggcgccgcagATGGCGGCGGAGAGTTTAGaggcgcggccgtcgctggcgccgcgtgcgGACGAGTCGTTGTGGAATTCGACGGTGGACATTTCGCGCGCGGAGCGGACGTTTCGGCTGGCGTCGAGTTCACCGGTGCCTATGGATCCGGCGCTGCCGAGCACCAGCACGCCTGTCGTGGTGCCGCGAGGCAGTTTATCGCAAGTGAGCATGTCGCGGGGGAGCGAGTCTCGAGCGAGTCCGATGGATGTGTCGCTGCCTGCGACGGACGCGTCGTGGGCCCGacctgctgcgtcgcgcctACCAGAGACGGACGTGTCCTTTTTGCGCCCCGAGGCGTCGCGCCTACCAGAGACGGACGTGTCCTTTTTGCGCCCCGAGGCGTCTCGCCTACCAGAGACGGACGTGTCGTTCTTGCGCCCCGAGGCGTCCCGTCTATCTGTGAGCGAGGCATCGTTTGGGCGCACGGAAGCATCCCGCCTATCTTTGAGCGAGGCGTCCTTCTTGCGCCCCGAAGCGTCTCGCCTATCTTTGAGCGAGGCGTCGTTCGTGCGCCCCGAAGCGTCCCGTCTATCTACGAGTGAGGCGTCGTTTGTGCGCCCcgatgcgtcgcgcctGCCAGAGACGGACGTGTCCTTCCTGCGCCCCGAGGCGTCGCGCCTGTCTACGAGCGAGGCATCGTTCCTACGCCCGGAGGCGTCGCGCCTATCTGGGAGCGAGGCGTCCGAGCTGGCGCCACCGACATGggacgacgcgccggcgtcggATCCTCCGAGTGAGCCGATGgaagcgctcgatgccatcgacgaggacgagccggcgcctgtgccgatCAAGCGGGGTCGCGGACGGCCACGCAAGGATgcgtcgatgccgccgctgcgtggCCGGCCAGGCCGGCCGCCGGGCCGGCAGAAGCCCGCGCAGCGGATCGTGGAGCGCATATTGGACCCGCCGGCGTGGCAGCTGGAGAATCCTGAGGGGCTTCGGCGGGGCAAGCGGCATCGCATTGCGCCGCTGGACTGGTGGCGTGGTGAGCGAGCGCTGTATGGCAAGCCGGATGAGCCGAcgggcgatgcgctgacgGGTGTGGTGGCGCCGGTGCTGAAGCAGGTGATTCGTgtgccgcgtgcgccggGCGAAGGCACGTTTTCTGGGATGCGGCGCTTCCGTGCGAAGCCGGCGGGGTATGCGCAGCCGGGGCGGCCGCCGGGCTCGCGGAACTATGTGCCGCGACTGTCGCCGGTGGAGGAggatgaggacgatgaggcggaggcggcggcggcgtgggaGGCGGACACGGATCCGTATGGGCGTGTGATGGATGCGGATACGAATACGGAGGTGACGATGCGCATTgcgtgcacggcggcgGGGATCCGACCGCGCCCGGCGTTCAACCAGGCGTTTTCGTATGAAAAGATCTTTGGCATCAGTGACTTTATGGCGGCGGGTGTGCTGGTCATTCCCGAGGGCGGCGAGAAGCCTGCGAAGCCGAGCAAGGACAACAACTACACGTTTGTtgtgctgcgtggcgtcgtgcaaGTCATGGTGCACCGCACGCGCTTTGTGATTGCGGCGGGCGGCATGTTTCTCGTGCCGAAGGGCAATACGTACCATATCCGCAacgtggcgcagcgcgaggtGCGTCTGTTTTttgcgcaggcgcgtctgctgacggacgcgccgcacatgacgcatgtcgtgcgcgagggCCGCACGGCCTTTGCGCATGGCCccgagcgtgtgcgtgtcGAGGAGGAgggtgacgacgacgaggaggacgacgacgacgaggcagcgTCGGAGGCAGCGTCCGAGGCAGCGTCCGAGGCGGATGCGTCGGGCGACTATATAGATCCGACGTAGCTATGACCGACAAACCAGCGGCGTGGACAAACCAGCGGCGTGGACGTGGCTATGACCGAGAGAAccagcggcgcgggcgcacaggctcgtcgtgcgacgacggcgcggggcgcgcacgctcggcgcccGCTTCGTCGgtgtcgtcggcgccggcggccgAGAGGCGGTCGGCCTGCCGGCTCttgagcgcggcgtgcttGCGTGCGTTCGTCGACATGACGCCCTTGAGGAGCGTGTGGCGGTGGTGCCATGCGATGCGGATCAggtcgcggcgcacgaggtCCAAGAGGTCGTGGTGCGTGCCCAGGACGTGGTGGTacgcgaggcgcggcagctgcagcggGAGGTCGTACAGGTTCGTGAGTGCGTACTCGCCGTCGCCCTTGTACGACAGGCAGatgtcgacggcggcaAAGACGACGTGCACGAACGACATGTACGTGCGTGCGCGGTgcagcatcgcggcgcgcaatgcatcgatgtgcgcggcgtcgtcggcgctcggcgcgagTCGGAgaggcgtcgctgccgcgtcgtcgtcgttgtCGCTGTCGTTGTCGCTGTCGTCCGACGCGCTCTCGCTCAGGCCGTCCGACTCGCTGTCgtgcgacgagcgcgccttgcgcgacatggccacGAGGTGCCGGAGCCACgggcggcgtgcctcgtcgcgcggcggagagcgccgcgcgccgagcaggtACTCGGTGAGCAGGCGTCcgacgcgcagctcgagctgcacgcgcacggGATGCAGATGCAGCTCGCAGCGGTCCATGAtcgcgatgccgccgctcggcggcaGGAGGAGCCAGTGTGCGAGGAGGAAGCGCTGCCCGATCATCGGGTGCCCGGCCGGCGGCGTGTGCGGCGTGAGCATGTCGGGGAAGTACGCGCTCGGATGCACGTTGCGTGCGTGCAGGTCGTGGATCGCGAGGCAGTgcatcgacgtgccgctgacgagcgcgaggcgcgcgaaCGATGTGCCGCGGAGCGTGAGGCGCACGTGCAGGCGGTCctgtgcgtcgacgaggtgccactcgatggcgtcggcgcgtgcgcggacgaggagcgcgaggtgctgcgAGCGGTCGCGGGCGGATGCGTGCGAGAGGTAGACGGCCTCTTCGAGGGCGCCCATGTCGGCGTGCAGgtcgaggagcgcgagggcgaggcggacgtactcggcgcggcctgcgtcggtgaggcgctcggcctcgtaggcggcgaggcggtgcagcgtgtcgtggatgtgccgctGGTACGTCGCAAAGAGGCGCACGACGTACGGCGCGTCGTCCCATGCGCGGCTGTAcaggagcgcgtcgcggcgccgctcgcgctgctggtgctgggcgtcgGAGGGCGTGAGCAGGTGGTAGACGTGCGAGAGCGCGGCGAACTGTGCGCCCGTCGCCGTGAGCGTGAGCGGCGGGCTCATGCACTGCACGAGGTCCGTGCGGTGGTGCAGGTACTGCACGGCGGGgtcgtcgcgccgcgcgtgtgcgACGACGGAGCGCGTGCGGTCAggcaggcgcaggcggtTGTGCTTGTCGTACAGCACGTACGCGTGCGTGcggtcgacgaggcgcgcgtagcctgcgccgccgctgagcgcctcgggcgGGAGACGGCCCGCGCggtcgagcggcgcgtcgcgcgccgtgtGGAAGAGCTGGAGCGATGCGAGCGACACAAAGTGGCGGTGCAGGACGTGGCAGTGGATCGAGCGCTCGTCGAACAGCGGGTCGCtcacgacgtgcgtgcgcacacgcagctcgtcggcgtgcaCGATGATCGCCGagtgcgcgtgcgtgcggacgacgagcgccggctgcgcgcacacgcacagcaTCTTGGTGCGCAGGTGGAAGGCGTCGGAGATggcgtcgctcggcgcgtgcgtcgcgctgtGCTCGGCGCCAAAGTCGTGCACGAACGCCGCGGGCAGGCTCTGCgacgcgaggcgcagcgtgtcggcgagcacgtcgtcgagcgacacgtccgcggcgccgctcgtcgacgcgctgctgcgtgcgtcgtgctgccgcgcgcgctcgaggagcgcacgcagctggcgctgcgcggaCACGCTaaggcgctgcgccaagCTGCGGTGCAGGAGCGTGCTTTCGTAGTACGCGAGCAggatggcgcgcgtcgcgtgcgtcAGCACGCCGGTGGGGCGGTCGATGCGCACCTGGTGCGGGTACGCGTCGCcctcggcgccgaggcgcggcggcgcggcgtgcccGATGAGGCATGTGTGCGTCGGCTCGTGGCCAAACTTGGAgtacgcgccgcgcgtcgggCGAAGGAGGCGGTGGACGTGgaagcgcgcgagcgtgagcaCGCGGCGGATGtgccggcgcggcgcgtcgtcggccgcggcgggcgtcgcggcgtCGCGGTAGTCGAGGGGGTCGTACATGtgagcggcgtcgtcgtcggcgtcggcCCACACGTCGcggagcgcgtcgtcggcgtcgaggtgcacgtcgcgcggcgcgcccgCCTCGCGGAAGCGCGCGCACAGGGCGAAgagctcggcgtcgcgcacgtccgcctcggcctcgtaCAGCGGCTTGCGGCGCGCGGGCGACGCGGGCGACgcctgcatgcgctggtgcaagtcgagcgcgcatgtgccgacgtgcgccttgACGCCGACGAACGTGCGCAGCTGACGACGCAGATCGAACGCGGCGCGGTGTGCGTACGTGTGCGCGACATGGAGGTCCGTGACGTGGAAGCGGTACTTGATCGTCGCGACGAAGCGGCCAAACTTGGGCGCCTTGACGCCCGGCGGCTTGGGGAAGACGGGGCCGTGGCGGATCGGCAGGTGCAGGCGATCGTGGAAGAGGTGCAGCCAGTCGCGGAAGTGGTcccacgcgcgccacgagaGGTACAGGCCGttgcgcggcgcgccgggcgggcgctcggcgcctGTCGCCTGCAGCGAGAGCGAGAGGTGCGCAAAGTCGGAGCGCCACCCGCGGTACGAGtccgtgcgctcggcgggcggcaggcgcgcaaAGCCCTCGAACgtgcgcaggcgcacgcgccagtGCGGGATGCGCCCAAAgacgcggcatgcgcggTCGaacggcgcgccgcggcacggcggcgtgcgctcgcACGTTGCGTCCGTGCACGTGTGCTCCGAGACGAAGCCCATGCcccagcgcacgccgcccgCGAGGTGCCAGGCGAccttgtcgagcgcgaggggcggcggcgcgtccgggcggcgcagcacggcgtgcggcgagcgcgccgcggaCGCGAGGCCGACGCCCGCCGGGTCGAGGAGCGGCCGTACATCGGGGATCGCGAGCAGGTGCTCGCGGCTGCGCACCTGCAGGAACTCGTGGTCCGTCAGGTCGCGGCcaagacgcagctcgacgccgccgcgccacaCGAGCACAAAGCCCGCGCCGGCGCCCGTCACCGCGTACGGCTgtcgcgtgccgcgcaaATGGAGGTGGACATCGTGCTCAAAATGGAGGCGCACACTCGCCTGCAGCTGGAACGGCAGCTTGTCCCACGGCCCGGGCTTGGGCGACGGGTCGTGCGGTGGGCTCGTGATGGCGTCGAATacgcgcagcacgtcctGGAGCGCCGGCTGGAGCGCGTGGCCCCACGTCAGCACGGTCGGGCGCTGCGacgacacgcgcacgacgagcggGCCGTACACCTTGGGCGTCATCGCGCTCTTTGGCACGAGCAGGCCgtgctcggcgccgtggcggcTGTCGACGGCGGGCAcgatcgtcgtgcgcacgtGCCGCACGGAGAATGCGtcgccgagctgctcggcgatgacgacgtCGCCCTCGGCGTCGAAGCACACGTCGAGGTCGTCTCGCGGCGGCACGTGCAGGAGCGGCAGGGGGTAGtcgcgcaggcgcaccaTGCCCTCGGACACGCGCAGGCGGACGTGCATCGGGATGAGCGTCGTGTACGGCAGGTCGACGGGGTTGCCCgcctgctcgtgcagccacgcatgcacgtcgtcgagcgcaaagCTTGTCGGCTGCGACACCTGCAGGCGGAGCATCGTGAGCGACACGCGGATCAGCGGCGGCTCGAGCggccacgcacgcacatcgtcggcatcgcggAACGCGCGCTTGTGGATGTACGAGCGCAGATcgtgctcgcgctgcgcgcgcacatcgcgcgcgcggcgccaccgCCGGATCCAGTGCGCCGCATCCTGCGCGGCActcgtgcgctgcagccgcaTCAGCTGCTCGTCCATGCCCGTGCGGAAAAGCAGGTTCagcgcggcatcgaggcTGTGGTCCGcggcctcgagcacgagcatgccgaggcgcaccGTCACGGCCGGCAGgcgcttcggcgcctcgtcgtgcggGTAGATcacgctgtgcgtgcatccGCGCCAGAACTGGAAGAACAGCTGCTTCGTTGCCTTGAACGCGACGATCGACGCCTCGATCAGCTTGTGCGTGTGGTAGCCGTacggcacacgcacgtGGACACAGTCGCCCGTCAGCCaccacgccgcgcgcccgCGGTGCGTCAGcaggaggc
Above is a window of Malassezia restricta chromosome IX, complete sequence DNA encoding:
- a CDS encoding centromeric DNA binding protein yields the protein MCFAGHDDDAARRCLFARDVVPLGLAGDSRALPDRQGMQAAVAAEDAAVGRHKVAWLTDDVLIEEAGKGVRATASFADEAQAHALVLVAGRQLEGARDAAYVGFAELAEGEEAACEARRWDGRQEERLVLRGVDGALHDGEGRRALVARAYPSIVARGEPGRLDGVEQRAKLDRAIARHVRIRRRAVRPLLERRLKHVDPVVAREIDHVDVHAEVPCDGLDVVPLFLPRTSHDAATAALHTSHLVGRRPVAHVHASHVVVALCEQGRYDGRVDAARHGHGDAVAAPWRRPGPQRWPPKQHVAKRQRGAVVSRDNNTARRASCRRGAWDVDDDMQAAPARRFHEAGLGSRTGLRIGSVRLDEQGQEDLDAFFAESKRVLEWMEGSEDDTEAPSEAGSDAWHRAAPQMAAESLEARPSLAPRADESLWNSTVDISRAERTFRLASSSPVPMDPALPSTSTPVVVPRGSLSQVSMSRGSESRASPMDVSLPATDASWARPAASRLPETDVSFLRPEASRLPETDVSFLRPEASRLPETDVSFLRPEASRLSVSEASFGRTEASRLSLSEASFLRPEASRLSLSEASFVRPEASRLSTSEASFVRPDASRLPETDVSFLRPEASRLSTSEASFLRPEASRLSGSEASELAPPTWDDAPASDPPSEPMEALDAIDEDEPAPVPIKRGRGRPRKDASMPPLRGRPGRPPGRQKPAQRIVERILDPPAWQLENPEGLRRGKRHRIAPLDWWRGERALYGKPDEPTGDALTGVVAPVLKQVIRVPRAPGEGTFSGMRRFRAKPAGYAQPGRPPGSRNYVPRLSPVEEDEDDEAEAAAAWEADTDPYGRVMDADTNTEVTMRIACTAAGIRPRPAFNQAFSYEKIFGISDFMAAGVLVIPEGGEKPAKPSKDNNYTFVVLRGVVQVMVHRTRFVIAAGGMFLVPKGNTYHIRNVAQREVRLFFAQARLLTDAPHMTHVVREGRTAFAHGPERVRVEEEGDDDEEDDDDEAASEAASEAASEADASGDYIDPT